The Schistocerca gregaria isolate iqSchGreg1 chromosome 2, iqSchGreg1.2, whole genome shotgun sequence genome contains the following window.
GACGAACTCTTGAGTGAACGGTAATCCGGCTTGACGTCAACTGAGAAAACGAGCCCTATAGGTAAAGGTGCTAACAACGGCACGTAATCGCTGACTTATTATGCTAACGTGACCACCATTGGGAATACTCTTTATTACGGTGGTGATCTAATAGTCCGGAAGGTGATACGCACTCCGTCAACGACAGATGATGCCACAGTTATTATTATCACGATCACGAATCGATTGTCAAAGTAATAACCAAACCTAGATATTATAATCTTCCGTAATCACTACAATGGCCATTACATTTTGACTTACATCGCAAGTGTTAACGTGAAAGTTTCTTCAGATGAATTGCTCTTCATAGGAGCCGGCCATATAGCTTAGTAATTTCTGTTACGTTAGCAAATGGTAAAAGCATATGCGTTTTCTGTTTTCAGGTGCTGGCATCTGTGTCCGTGTCCATAGGATCTCTCGTGGTTGGATTTTCGTCCGCCTACACATCACCAGCACTTGCATCCATGAAAGCCGACACCAACAGCACGATCACCGTCGATAAACAACAGGTAAGATTTCCAGCAAAGAGTCTACTTTATCGCACCTACATTCAAGAGTGAGCCGATACCACGTTTGTTACGGTATTTCGCTGGATCGTAAGAACCGTGCCGTCTTATGTGAAACCAACCACTGCACGCAGTTCCTGGTAATAATTAAGATACGGTGTTCTCGGAAGTAAGGCAACTGTCAGAACACCAGGATTTGTAACGAAGACACCTACTAAAATGAATTTCACTTTGCAGCTAGGTGTACGCACTAGGTGTATTCTACAAAAGTCATAAAAGTTACAAGAAACTTACAGCTATAAACCGACCTAAGGAAGTAAGGCGCTACGGAAAATTTTTGCAGTTTACACAACCAGAGATGAAAATTTCGTTTTTGTGAACAAAGTTGCAATAGTTATGTCCCACAATGCGGAGTTCTTGTTTAATCAAATGCGTCCTCAGATGTATCAATCCAAGTGACACTCCACTGGACACATTGTTAGTACACTGTTATGGACTGGTATTCAGATAATTTATATGCTCTGAGTAATGTAAACAAGTTTCCTGCATTTATGAAAATTAAGGGCCATCACAAGAAGGAAATGAAGGGCTCCTCATTAAAGGCAGAAGACTCCTGCGGGATTTTCCAGGAGCAGCCTCACACCAGTTGCGTCCCGCTGTCGCCGTAAAAACAATGTGGTGCGGCGCCGCCGTGCCTGTATTAGCATTGCAACGCGATAGGTGGTGAACGACCGTGGCCCAGAAAACCTCATCTCCGCCTGGTGGAACGCGGCAAAGGCGTTGCCTGGTTAGACGAACAGGCGACCCGCCCTTTTCAATGTAAGGCGGTCGCTCGCAAGGCTGTTTTCTTCGAACAGACGGAACGATGAGAAAGCCTTCGCCTTGCTGGTTCTCATGGGATAAACGCGGTTGGTGTGTAGGGCGTAATCGAGCGACCGCACAGTGGTTAAATCTGACATCAACTGTGCTCAAAGGTTGGTTGGACGGTACAGTGCTTTACAGGGCGATTGGGCGTGGTATGCCCTTGCCTCCCTCCGACTTTTGTACCGATTTATCCAACCAGTTGTAGGGGGACCTTCAGTTTAGCATAGAATCCAAACCACGGTGCAACTCTGCGTTTTTCACAATTGTTAAACATTCCCAGAGATGAAAAGTGACACAAAGATCCTATGACTCACCGGAGATCGATCTCCAGGCCTTCGTATCCATAGTCTGGCACGTAATTACTGACGCTATCGGTCACCAATTTTGCTCATCTTTCACACGATTGTAGTACATGCCTGGACGTAAAAGGTGCTGCTCTGGTACAATGCGCTCCTCAAGCTTTTTCGGGAAATAGTATTCAGAGTTTTAGGAGCCAGTTGAACACGTTACACAGCGGCAGCTTTCGAGCAGGGGTTAGCACTAACGGCTAAGGTGACAAACGAAGTCTGctagtatcgaatttttttctttctaatatGCCGAACACTTGTTTTGTTACCAGTATGAGCTGTTGTCTTACCACTATCAACTACTACTATGGAAATGAAGCGCTCTGCAACACATCGAGTACGAAAGCTGGCAACACTGGTTCACTCCACTAATACGGGACACAGCTTTTTCCCTATTGACACTCTCAAAAAGTGTACATTACTCGAAGCCGGTGTAGCCGATACGCGTATGTATGTACCGATAAATAAACGTTGGTTTCATCGCGATATCTTTTTTACCTTGCTATGAATGTTACCAAAATTATTACCATTACTATTATTGTTCTTTTCTTGCGGAACATCAGTACTATTGTAGCGATAGGTTTGGTTTAATATGAGAAAAAAGAGCTGCATCTGTTACATATGAGTAGGTAAAGCAGTCATCAACCGTTCGATTCGTCATAACAGTGGTTTACTACGTGGTCCCATTGTAGGCGTATGGCCTTCCTGCCATGGACCTTTAAACTGACCTATCCAACCATTTATTGGAGGACCTACAGTTAAACGTGGATTCAAACCACGGCGCAATTCGGCAATTTCGACAATACTGCCGGAGGAGAAAGCAATGTCAATAGCATAAAAGTTCTCAGACTCAATGGGGCTGTAACAGCAGACGTTTGGCTTTGTAGTATTTAAGCACAGAGCCTCGCCCATTTAAAGTACACGATACAGTCGTACGAAAGATAAGCAAAACTGGCGGACCCAATGGGCCACATAGTGAACACACACAATATTAGACTGCGACGTCCGCCAACTGTCGACTGACCAGTGCGTTTGTCTGCCGGTGTGCAGGAATCCTGGATAGGCAGCCTGATGCCGCTGGCGGCCTTGCTGGGAGGCGTCGCAGGCGGCCCTCTGATCGAAGCCATCGGCAGGAAGACGACGATCCTGGCCACGGCCATTCCGTTCATCATCTGTAAGTATCCGCTGCCTGCTGCCAGTCACGGCGCGCCGCGCTGTCCCCCCTCCGGCCCGTGTCTAACTGCCACCTCTCGCCCGTGTGCCGTGCAGCGTTCCTGCTGATCGGGCTGGCCGTGAACGTGCCCATGATCCTGGCGGGCCGCTCCATCGCCGGCTTCTGCGTGGGCATCGCGTCGCTCTGCCTGCCCGTGTACATGGGCGAGACGGTGCAGGCCGAAGTGCGCGGCATGCTCGGCCTCATCTCGACCACGTTCGGCAACCTGGGCATCCTGCTGTGCTACGCCATCGGCAACTGCCTCAACTGGTGGAAGCTGGCGCTCTTCGGCGCCTGCCTGCCCGTGCCCTTCCTCGTCTGCACGTGCTTCGTGCCGGAGACGCCGAGATGGTACATCTCCAAGAGTGAGTATCCTCAGCACTGCACTCCCTAGCATTACTCATACAAAAAACCTTTAACTGTTTCGTAGATTTGAGACACTGTTTAAAAAAAGTATCTTGTTTACCAGTTTCTCCAGTATGTCATTGCACAACAGCTCTCCCAGGATATACTGATTTCATCGTCTCTCTGACCTCACTTCCGCAAAATCCAACATTTTATACGCACACCTTACCAGTTGGCGCTCTGACTTTCTCCATACTTACACACGCTGTCCCACAACGAATGGTCAACATTCAAGtttatgacagaaacgatcattcgaaccaaaagagtccagtaaacatgggctctaaaatgcacacctcaatggctatgagcacttcttcatcttcgatactgtgaaacaaatcccttGTGTTATAACCTCTTTGCTCTCCGtattttgggaggtggtagtacggaccaaaacaacaacaaaattgtctagtaaacacgggctctcaaacacataccgtaagagctatgagcactggttcagtagaagagatgtgttttcacAGTAGCGGAAACGAGAAAGTGCTCATATCTCTGAAGTGTGCACTCTagcagcccatgtttactggatattttttccttgttttggtccatactaccacctctcaaaatatggaaagcaaagagcttgcaatagaacagACTTGttgcacagtatcgaagacgatGAAATGCTCATTGCTCTTAGGGTTCGCAATTTATATGGCTCACGTTAACTGGATtttttttacttcgaatgatcgttcctgtcatatccctgaatactgaccattcccctCTGAGACATCCTGCAGAATTTGAAGGTCGATGCCCAGACGTGTTTCCCACaaatactcgaaaaaaaaaaaatcgacactGAATAACAAAATATCTTAATTACATAACAAAGCAGCCGTTGCCTTTTTTTTTAACTGATCAATTCAATCTACAAGTTACTCCAACTAGTCACACAGACGTTCAGCATAACTTTAAGCCTTTGACTAAAATAGTGTTCTGTCTTATGCTACCACACAATGTCACAAGCTCCCCAAAAGCCACACATAAAATACCTGTCTGTAAATCCACCATATGATGAAGTTGTATTTGTAAAAGTTTAATCAAAACTACGCCGACAAAACTGCGGAGACTGTTCAGGGGTATTTTTGGGTATTTTGTTGCAAGGAGCCCGTGCTTTACTGTGGCTCGTTACAGATTAACAGCGTAATTATGATATATTCGGCGTTGTCGTCAGAATTATCTAGCTCTGTGAAAATTTTTTGACAACAACGCAATAACCAAAACGTAGTAACACGAAAGTATCCGGTTATTCGGGACGCCTATGCTCAGATGCAAAACTACTGGGATACGATTGCCGTCGCAATGGGGAACAGCTGCGTGTAACGTAGTCGTACCGCTTTTTTATTGCGTTCAGTGAACCCACAGACGACATGCATATCGGCTGATTCTTTAACAGTAAATCTAACCATACTGCTGcatatcactgttaacgtacaactaacactgccggaaCAACAAATCCGAGATAAAACACAACATAGCTGAATGCATGCTTGAGGACCAAAACTGTTGCGTGAGTAGTGTCTGGAACAACTGTTTCCAAATAAGGCAAAAAACGCGTACCGTCGTCTGCTCAGtttagatattttcagtgcaataccgaTACAAGGGGGTAAGAAACCAAATGAAATTCACTTTCTACGTACAAAGAAAGCTCCAAAATAATGAGGAAATGAACCTGAATAAAttctgaaattttgtcggtggagttctggttcactcaGCACGAGTGACACCAACTGTGACGCGTTATAGTAATTTGTAGGTTCAGTTCATAGTCATAAATCATGATAAAGTCTAAATAAAACGTTCGCATTCCaagtttttttacttttatctgaatTCTAAATTTGCAATCAAATTAAAATGTTAACAAACAAATGTTTAATAAATCACTGACTCCAAACAACATGGGAGGGATAGGCTACACTCTCTCACTACCTTCTAAACCATCGCCCCCTTTGCATGTCCGTCGACCATACAGCTGCAGTCTAGTTTCTGCAAAGGTGTAGATAATACTTCGCTCCCGAAATGAGTGCGCTCAGAACCACAGTTACGTATGTCTTACCAAAAGCCTGAACTATACACGCAGGTCGATGGGAAAGTAAGATGTTGCACAGTTACGAAATAGGTttcaaggaagggggggggggggggggggaatgtcagAGGCGGAACACACAGCAAAAATTTGACTAAGTGTCACAGGAGAGAGCAGAGGTTGCATAATACAATAAAACTACCCAATAAATATAAAAACGAGGAAAAAAGAAACAGTACAGGGATTCATCGAGCAGAGAAGATCTCTTTACACAACGCCACACACTAGAATGGTATTACTAGAATAAAGTCGACACTAATTCCGATTTTGCAGCCGCATTGGTCTATATCTCTCCACAGTGCTTCtgttctccagactgtgttgttatAATGAGACTGTCATCGATATTGCAAACACATTTGTACGGAGATGCACCAATCTGACGTCGCCCTTTACCTTTCTGTTGCAGACAAAAACAAGAGAGCGCACAAGGCACTGCAGTGGCTGAGAGGCAAGGACGCAGACGTCACGGCAGAGCTGTACGAGATCGAGAAGAACCACCTGGACTCGATCAAGAACGCGCCCGCGTCTGCCCTCGACCTCTTCAACAGGAACAACATCAAGCCCATAATGGTCAGCAtaggcctcatgttcttccagcaGCTTAGCGGTATCAACGCGGTCATCTTTTACACCGTCGACATCTTCAGGGTAAATATTGCCTCTAGTTCGCTAACTGTTCTCTTACTGAGCTGAAGTGAAGACTCCCTGCCGATAATCGCACATTACGTCTGATGTCTAAAGTTGGAAACCAATTCTTCATTCTCGCAGGATGCTGGCAGCACGATCGACGGAAACCTCAGCACCATCATCGTGGGCATTGTCAACCTCGGCTCCACTTTCATCGCGACTGCGCTTATCGACCGCCTCGGCCGCAAGGTGTTGCTGTACATCTCTGCCATCTCGATGAATCTGTCCCTCCTCGCTCTGGGAGCGTTCTTCTTCCTCAAAGACACGGGATACGACGTGAAAGACTACGGCTGGCTGCCGCTGGCCAGTTTCGTCATCTTCGTCATCGGCTTCTCGCTAGGATTCGGGCCCATCCCGTGGCTCATGATGGGGGAGATCCTACCAGGTAAGCTGATGGATCAACATTTTTGTCGTAGTAGTATCATTAACATAGTATCAAAAGCCGTAGTGCCTATTATTGCAAATGGGCTGGAGACAATGAGGAGAGAAGTAAGAGTGTGCCGGGGTGGGGGAAACAAACTCCGTAATTTCGAAAAAGTCAAGGTTGAATCCACTAATGCCGAAGCCGACCGAATTCCGCAACTTGCCCTTCAGCTTTAAGAGCCAGACGAGTCCTCTGCAGTTTAGAGACCAACACATACGTGCGACAGTTTTCAATCGCGTTTGAACTCTTTGCTTCAATCGGCTGATCCAAACGTTTCCGCAGCACGAGAAGATTAAAAAATTGACACTCAAAATCGCTAGTTTAGCAAGTATCATTCAAGAAATTACTATTATCTGaagctcctttttttctttttaacacaaTTTTGGTCTACCTTCCTCCACGTACGGTATTTAATATAACTATttgcctttttttttaacttttagcaATAAAAATGTAACGGCACTCTTTAGCTAATACTGTCACACTCTTACAATATGGCGTACTGACGTGTTTCGGGGAGTGGCCAAGAGAAAAATACACATGTGCTGCTTGCTGGGGATTTCTTGTACTGGCGTTAAGAGCAGTTTTGCTCAAGTTGCGGAGGTCGTGTAGATGTTATGAAGACCGTATGATCCTGTTGTAGTGGAGGAAGCACGAAGTTTACGAAATTCTTTCTGTCATCTGGCTTTAGCTTAATGTCTCAACATGAAATCACAGCATACGAGACGATATTCATTACTTTTGTTTCACTGGCGTGGCACTGTATGAAACCAGTTTAGAACAGTTCACACGCAGTAATATAGCCACAGAAGACGCTGAGATTTATTTCATAAGTAACCACGTCAGTAATCTATGCTCTGATTCCAATACTCTAGAGCCCGACTGAAAGCGCCATTTTCTCTCTTTCCACAGCCAAGATTAGAGGGCCGGCAGCGTCCGTCGCCACGGCTTTCAACTGGGCGTGCACCTTCATCGTCACCAAGACTTTCAGCGATCTCAAGGAAGCAGTAGGTCCGTACGGAGCGTTCTGGATTTTCGCCACCATCTGCTTCTTCTCGCTGATCTTCGTGAAATTCTGCGTTCCCGAGACGCAGGGCAAGAGCCTCGAGGACATCGAGAGGAAGTTCAACGGACCTGTCAGGCGAATGAGCTCGATCGCCAACCTGAAGCCTATGCCGATGGCCGTCTGACGAAATTGTAAGGCTCTGTATATGATGTTCTCCAAGCCGTCGCGAGCCGACGACTGCTCGCCGCGCGAGTCCGGCgtggaataaaggaactgaaatcaAACTTCCGTTGACTTTGGTGAATCTCGGGTTAAGAAAACCCCCCCAAGAGTATTTATGATCAATGTCATCGCCATCCACTCACTTCATGTTGGTCATCGAACATCGATCTTCCATCACGAGCAACGTCGACGTCATCACCATAGGTTTGGCGCAGCAAGAGGGCGCCCCTTAGCCCTTGCACCG
Protein-coding sequences here:
- the LOC126336351 gene encoding facilitated trehalose transporter Tret1-like isoform X1, encoding MAPRPEPLPATANLEEQQALLLQHLVGGGRTTTKLPPSSSEALLKRGGSPPSTAASSRLTVLTNSGISIVSLDQRQKKNQRPNQHELQQLTQQQQQQQQQDQLQQQQQQQQEQEQQQLELQQQQERKRQQYKDESMATQRELNLLLAAELAPVASQEDKKLAASQEAHVIACSRLSGLSGLVDTKQIDTVEDGDVPARVGRGRLWTQVLASVSVSIGSLVVGFSSAYTSPALASMKADTNSTITVDKQQESWIGSLMPLAALLGGVAGGPLIEAIGRKTTILATAIPFIISFLLIGLAVNVPMILAGRSIAGFCVGIASLCLPVYMGETVQAEVRGMLGLISTTFGNLGILLCYAIGNCLNWWKLALFGACLPVPFLVCTCFVPETPRWYISKNKNKRAHKALQWLRGKDADVTAELYEIEKNHLDSIKNAPASALDLFNRNNIKPIMVSIGLMFFQQLSGINAVIFYTVDIFRDAGSTIDGNLSTIIVGIVNLGSTFIATALIDRLGRKVLLYISAISMNLSLLALGAFFFLKDTGYDVKDYGWLPLASFVIFVIGFSLGFGPIPWLMMGEILPAKIRGPAASVATAFNWACTFIVTKTFSDLKEAVGPYGAFWIFATICFFSLIFVKFCVPETQGKSLEDIERKFNGPVRRMSSIANLKPMPMAV
- the LOC126336351 gene encoding facilitated trehalose transporter Tret1-like isoform X2 translates to MESLYQRLFTSPRKQRFTTYTSSSEALLKRGGSPPSTAASSRLTVLTNSGISIVSLDQRQKKNQRPNQHELQQLTQQQQQQQQQDQLQQQQQQQQEQEQQQLELQQQQERKRQQYKDESMATQRELNLLLAAELAPVASQEDKKLAASQEAHVIACSRLSGLSGLVDTKQIDTVEDGDVPARVGRGRLWTQVLASVSVSIGSLVVGFSSAYTSPALASMKADTNSTITVDKQQESWIGSLMPLAALLGGVAGGPLIEAIGRKTTILATAIPFIISFLLIGLAVNVPMILAGRSIAGFCVGIASLCLPVYMGETVQAEVRGMLGLISTTFGNLGILLCYAIGNCLNWWKLALFGACLPVPFLVCTCFVPETPRWYISKNKNKRAHKALQWLRGKDADVTAELYEIEKNHLDSIKNAPASALDLFNRNNIKPIMVSIGLMFFQQLSGINAVIFYTVDIFRDAGSTIDGNLSTIIVGIVNLGSTFIATALIDRLGRKVLLYISAISMNLSLLALGAFFFLKDTGYDVKDYGWLPLASFVIFVIGFSLGFGPIPWLMMGEILPAKIRGPAASVATAFNWACTFIVTKTFSDLKEAVGPYGAFWIFATICFFSLIFVKFCVPETQGKSLEDIERKFNGPVRRMSSIANLKPMPMAV